Proteins encoded in a region of the Triticum dicoccoides isolate Atlit2015 ecotype Zavitan chromosome 3A, WEW_v2.0, whole genome shotgun sequence genome:
- the LOC119266837 gene encoding putative glycine-rich cell wall structural protein 1, which translates to MSWTKLISLSLVVLFSVGLASAGRVSRYSSSQGTGTGGGEGGGAVNGGGGGSGNGQGAAQSGSGGTHASAGGGGSGGGWSGYNGTGYGAGSGSGSSSGQMSQGSSNYGGDGGSTSAGGSGGGGGGGEAADDDDDCPADSAGFGTGGGTGSGSSEANNDGDASYTNANASGNGGGEGGGKNGGTGGGTGGGSGYGDANP; encoded by the coding sequence ATGTCTTGGACTAAGCTTATATCGCTTAGCCTGGTTGTCCTGTTTAGCGTTGGATTAGCCAGCGCTGGTAGGGTATCTAGATACTCTAGTTCCCAGGGAACAGGCACTGGAGGCGGAGAGGGTGGAGGAGCGgtgaacggcggcggcggaggaagcggGAATGGCCAGGGAGCTGCTCAGAGTGGAAGCGGAGGAACCCATGCAAGTGCTGGAGGCGGCGGAAGCGGGGGTGGTTGGTCAGGGTATAATGGTACTGGGTATGGCGCTGGGTCCGGCAGCGGCTCAAGCTCTGGCCAGATGAGCCAAGGATCATCAAATTATGGTGGTGATGGTGGGAGTACAAGCGCAGGTGgttccggtggcggcggcggtggtggagaggccgccgacgacgacgacgactgccCGGCTGACTCCGCTGGCTTTGGGACAGGTGGCGGCACCGGATCTGGATCCAGCGAGGCGAATAATGACGGTGATGCCTCCTATACAAATGCAAATGCTTCCGGTAATGGTGGCGGCGAGGGCGGTGGTAAAAATGGTGGAACCGGCGGTGGCACAGGCGGTGGAAGCGGTTACGGTGACGCAAACCCATGA